One window of Pseudacidobacterium ailaaui genomic DNA carries:
- a CDS encoding excisionase family DNA-binding protein, protein MESLLTPREAALRLGISYPTIKQWLYRGKIHAVRTPGGHYRIPEAELDGMLHKTQKPETPKREMMRRLSGRNQLVGRIVEIKIDGLLAQVKLSIGGQIIHSIITAEAVREMHLQVGETAAALIKSTEVMVLRV, encoded by the coding sequence ATGGAATCGCTGCTGACTCCGCGCGAAGCGGCGCTTCGCCTTGGCATTTCGTATCCCACCATCAAGCAGTGGCTCTACCGCGGCAAAATCCATGCGGTCCGGACCCCGGGAGGCCACTATCGCATCCCCGAAGCCGAGCTGGATGGGATGCTGCACAAGACGCAGAAGCCGGAAACACCGAAGCGCGAAATGATGCGCCGGCTCAGCGGGCGCAATCAACTGGTGGGCCGTATTGTTGAAATCAAAATAGACGGGCTGCTGGCGCAGGTCAAGCTCTCGATTGGAGGGCAGATCATCCATTCGATTATCACTGCTGAAGCGGTCCGTGAGATGCATCTCCAGGTCGGAGAAACGGCCGCCGCCCTGATTAAATCCACTGAGGTAATGGTGCTGCGTGTATAA
- a CDS encoding zf-HC2 domain-containing protein gives MDHTEAIRQSAVEKYLLDELGPEDREAFEGHFFTCEECAADLRMTALLMEQFKQELARPRISPVAAARPGWSAAFRAFFRPAFAVPVLALLLVVVGFQNLVVFPQLKQKTTLNSQPQVLPSVSLVGGGSRAAEIRTLTIAPQRPFLLFVDIPTDTSFTGYQCLLYGPSGKLLWQIPLSSEQAANTVTIQVPSDSAQAGVNTLVVQGKSPNGSEVVLVKYRFLLQMH, from the coding sequence ATGGATCACACAGAAGCCATCAGGCAATCCGCTGTTGAAAAATACCTGCTGGATGAATTGGGCCCGGAAGATCGGGAGGCATTCGAAGGTCACTTCTTTACCTGTGAGGAATGCGCCGCAGACCTGCGAATGACTGCGCTGCTCATGGAGCAGTTCAAGCAAGAGCTCGCGCGTCCTCGCATCAGTCCCGTTGCGGCCGCAAGACCGGGCTGGAGCGCCGCTTTCCGGGCATTTTTCCGGCCCGCATTTGCGGTACCAGTCCTCGCGCTTCTGCTGGTCGTGGTAGGTTTTCAGAACCTGGTGGTTTTCCCACAACTGAAGCAGAAGACTACCTTAAACTCGCAACCCCAGGTCCTGCCCTCGGTCAGCCTGGTTGGCGGCGGCAGCCGCGCCGCAGAAATCCGTACCCTCACCATCGCTCCGCAACGGCCATTTCTGCTTTTTGTAGACATACCGACAGACACCAGCTTTACAGGCTACCAATGTCTCCTCTATGGTCCATCCGGCAAGCTGCTGTGGCAAATTCCGTTGTCTTCCGAACAGGCAGCCAATACGGTTACGATTCAGGTGCCCTCGGACAGCGCACAGGCTGGCGTCAATACGCTGGTGGTCCAGGGAAAGAGTCCCAATGGAAGCGAAGTGGTCCTGGTAAAGTACCGCTTTCTGTTACAGATGCACTAA
- a CDS encoding CoA-binding protein, translated as MNEPFVIREILENARTIAVVGLSDKEGRASYGVSRFMQSRGYRIVPVNPQIKSSLGEKAYPTIEAAYASVGRIDLVNVFRAPEFVPEVVEETIRLRIPSLWLQEGVIHHEAAQRAENAGIRVVMDRCILKERMAAGWDALPQRQEHHP; from the coding sequence ATGAATGAACCTTTTGTGATCCGGGAAATTCTTGAAAATGCCAGGACGATTGCAGTCGTCGGACTTTCCGATAAAGAGGGGCGAGCAAGCTATGGGGTTTCGCGCTTCATGCAAAGCCGTGGATACCGGATTGTCCCAGTCAATCCGCAGATCAAGAGCTCTCTGGGGGAAAAAGCATATCCTACGATTGAGGCTGCGTATGCGAGTGTGGGCAGGATCGATCTGGTGAATGTTTTCCGTGCGCCGGAATTTGTGCCTGAAGTGGTCGAGGAGACCATCCGGCTACGAATTCCCAGCTTGTGGCTCCAGGAAGGTGTGATCCATCACGAAGCGGCCCAAAGGGCGGAAAATGCGGGTATCCGCGTCGTGATGGACCGCTGCATTTTGAAAGAGCGCATGGCAGCAGGCTGGGACGCTCTTCCGCAGCGGCAAGAGCATCATCCTTAA
- a CDS encoding tetratricopeptide repeat protein: protein MSFAFLICFMTASGTLAAQDAQVVQYLRSGSEAMRQGNAKEAEKDFRMAIAAAPQFAPAQLDLGLALLREGNPEEAIAALNKAIALDPTSQGAHLFLGIAEYQRGHLDAARTALKQEVAQYPHSVEALTWLGIIELAAGHADAATAPLDEAAKLSPDDVNVLDYRGRAHSLVAAESYAHMRELDPDSWHVHRALGQTYADMGNPQAAIKEYQAALAKQPNNADLYEALGAEYQKLSQFQQAEQAYENELKLSPDNPVALYNLGRIEVENGDPSKGVALLRKAVPMLQQPSPGEYYLGLGLEKLGKDEESIEWLEKSLAGNPSSFIRQGAYFLLARLYQRQHRPEDASRALAALKQLKAQQQLQNAPAR, encoded by the coding sequence TTGTCTTTCGCCTTTCTCATCTGCTTCATGACCGCATCGGGAACGCTTGCAGCGCAGGACGCCCAGGTGGTGCAGTACCTCCGTTCCGGCTCTGAGGCCATGCGGCAGGGCAACGCCAAGGAGGCAGAAAAGGACTTCCGGATGGCGATTGCTGCAGCTCCACAATTCGCTCCGGCCCAGCTTGACCTTGGGCTCGCACTGCTACGCGAAGGCAATCCGGAAGAGGCCATTGCCGCATTGAACAAAGCCATTGCACTGGACCCTACATCGCAGGGCGCACATCTGTTCCTGGGCATCGCCGAATACCAGCGCGGCCATCTGGATGCTGCCCGGACGGCGCTGAAGCAGGAGGTTGCGCAATATCCTCATAGCGTCGAAGCACTCACATGGCTGGGCATCATTGAGCTTGCTGCAGGCCACGCGGATGCGGCCACAGCGCCGCTCGACGAAGCTGCAAAGCTCTCCCCCGATGATGTAAACGTACTCGACTACCGCGGCCGCGCGCACAGTCTTGTCGCGGCTGAAAGCTATGCCCATATGCGTGAACTCGATCCGGACTCCTGGCATGTGCATCGGGCCCTGGGACAGACCTATGCAGACATGGGTAATCCTCAGGCGGCCATCAAGGAGTACCAGGCGGCGCTTGCAAAACAACCCAACAACGCAGATTTATACGAGGCCCTGGGCGCGGAATATCAAAAGCTGAGCCAGTTCCAGCAGGCCGAGCAGGCCTATGAGAACGAGTTGAAGCTCAGCCCAGACAACCCGGTGGCCCTCTATAACCTAGGCCGTATCGAGGTGGAAAACGGTGACCCTTCCAAAGGAGTCGCCTTGCTTCGCAAAGCGGTCCCCATGCTTCAGCAACCCTCTCCGGGCGAATACTATCTTGGGCTTGGCCTGGAAAAGCTGGGCAAAGACGAGGAGTCCATTGAGTGGCTGGAAAAAAGCCTTGCCGGCAATCCTTCCAGCTTTATTCGGCAGGGGGCATATTTTCTGCTTGCCCGCCTCTATCAACGCCAGCACCGCCCTGAAGATGCAAGCCGTGCGCTCGCTGCTCTGAAGCAGCTCAAGGCGCAGCAACAATTGCAAAATGCTCCGGCACGATAG
- a CDS encoding RNA polymerase sigma factor, translated as MQFQTFDDAYLHNLRKGDRRTEDHFIQYFSELIHLKLRSRVRSAEAMEDIRQETFARVFALLRGNENIRNPAALGALVNSICNHVLLEHYRAHARSEAMEDVSEIDLHSNRADVVSEIISKDTQKIVREILDKLSERDRKLLKGVFLEERDKDEVCAELGVAREYLRVLLHRARQSFKSFYMKEMASSASNRNPRGRMMRYVWIFTALFC; from the coding sequence TTGCAGTTCCAGACGTTTGACGACGCGTATCTTCACAACCTTCGTAAGGGCGATCGCCGCACGGAGGACCATTTCATTCAGTATTTCAGCGAGTTGATCCATCTCAAACTACGTTCCCGCGTACGGTCTGCCGAAGCCATGGAGGACATCCGCCAGGAAACATTTGCCCGTGTATTTGCCCTGCTCCGCGGCAATGAGAACATCCGCAACCCCGCAGCACTGGGCGCTCTGGTCAATTCCATCTGCAACCATGTCTTACTGGAGCATTACCGGGCGCACGCCCGCAGCGAGGCCATGGAAGATGTTTCTGAAATCGACCTCCATTCAAACCGTGCAGACGTCGTATCGGAAATCATCTCCAAAGACACACAGAAGATCGTGCGGGAGATCCTGGACAAGCTCAGCGAGCGCGACCGCAAATTGCTGAAAGGCGTGTTTCTTGAGGAACGCGACAAAGATGAGGTCTGCGCCGAACTGGGGGTGGCACGGGAGTACCTGCGGGTGCTGCTGCATCGCGCAAGGCAATCGTTTAAGTCCTTCTATATGAAGGAAATGGCCTCAAGCGCTTCCAATCGCAATCCACGGGGGCGAATGATGCGATACGTTTGGATTTTTACCGCACTATTTTGTTGA
- a CDS encoding TonB-dependent receptor produces MMNRTWCAAMTGQRRSLFPVSGMLAGRLIAVLAFCFFLLVAPMHAQLTTGSLSGTVADSTGAVVPNARVTLVNEASHDTRQTTSNSAGYFTFAAVQPGSYTVTVEANGFNIWKQTGVPMNPGDIREVSGIRLTTGGGTTTVEVQAAAAQILPIDSGERAAVLSSKDIERLALEGRNVSELLKVLPGVTTVSGGTSGGSSIDFSASAPTGSTIGVGLSMSGAPYRGGTAYMLDGANIIDPGCNCYSIAVPNPDMTEEVKVQNSFGADSPNGPAIVNVISKSGAAQFHGEGYFYARNAALNANTWLNNNSGIQRQDGEYYYPGGNIGGPVRIPGTSFNTNNKLLFWAGYEYYKQTLPASQPFESYIPSPGMMAGNFTASGEGNAQLCPNGFSSSANNWCNDLSGATAPDGTPITGGVIPAKYLDPGASALMKMFPQPNANPATTPGGYNYIEPITNDQNGYVFRARVDYNLNDNTKFFATYQQGNTTFITPGHVWWTPAYSIPYPGGNITSPNTSRVVTANLVNVLTPTLTNEFVFGWGWDDGPFNPSKLSAIYKSALGYPYATVYNTASQVAPSINSAGAQTFPDISQPAFFGTTGSYPLRKAIPSFADNVTKVWRSHTFKLGAFTELVGNRQGVWSYPNGALSFGSSPESNNVAGSQVASGTKIGSSNPTANLVMGIASAFSQNNYVPVQDMAYRTTAGYVMDNWHVNSRLNLNLGVRFDHIGRWYDRQGTGLAVWLPQLYQQDVAANQAAGSMVVEYPGIRWHAIDKSIRNAGSPVDWAYVSPRFGFAYDFSGNANTVFRGGWGEYRWNDEPASASALSTSQNMQSYNSPGGQAITLSQIALQTPSGNAMPAGSVTAMDYNDHRMPLTYSWNLTVDQQLPWKTMLEMAYVGNSSDYLLMGGQTDGSGIGGSEFSNLNKIPVGGLFKADPVTGAAAPADPDNTGSYSLADYMPYSGCTASGACYGYGTNSVTVHEHTGYSNYHGLQVAWLKQSGRLSFDFNYTWSKSMGIISSTLDAFHVHGNYGILAIDRPQVFNASWAYDLGSVYHGGFLLMKGIANGWTISGINTFQSGGNLQSNSSQNLGLTIYGKDANGNTEQLTSKTWFGTDANAILPIATCDPRSGLRSHQLLNLSCFSAPQIGQQGVRQFHPYLNGPWYTDSDLSVYKTFSITERQKVQFRASAFNFMNHPLWGFSGNNLLTLKYNTPDRGHTFTTDASTLGLASTDLWGVMNQKAAYSGAGYNRIVELSLKYTF; encoded by the coding sequence ATGATGAACAGGACATGGTGCGCTGCGATGACAGGGCAGCGCCGGTCTTTATTTCCTGTGTCGGGAATGCTGGCAGGAAGGCTGATTGCTGTACTGGCCTTCTGCTTTTTCCTGCTGGTAGCACCGATGCACGCGCAACTGACAACCGGAAGTTTGTCCGGGACCGTTGCAGATTCTACCGGAGCGGTCGTTCCGAACGCGCGCGTCACACTGGTCAATGAAGCGAGCCATGACACGCGCCAGACCACGAGCAATAGTGCCGGATACTTCACCTTTGCGGCCGTGCAGCCAGGGAGCTATACGGTCACGGTAGAGGCGAATGGCTTTAATATCTGGAAGCAGACAGGCGTGCCCATGAATCCGGGCGATATCCGGGAGGTGTCCGGCATACGACTGACGACAGGTGGGGGTACGACGACGGTCGAAGTACAGGCGGCTGCAGCGCAGATTCTTCCCATTGATTCGGGTGAGCGTGCGGCGGTACTTAGCAGTAAGGACATCGAGCGTCTCGCGCTGGAGGGCCGGAATGTCTCAGAGCTGCTGAAGGTATTGCCGGGTGTGACGACGGTTTCCGGTGGAACTTCGGGCGGTTCCTCCATTGACTTTTCTGCATCTGCGCCAACAGGCAGCACGATCGGCGTCGGCCTGTCCATGAGCGGGGCCCCGTATCGCGGCGGCACGGCCTACATGCTGGATGGCGCCAACATCATCGACCCCGGTTGCAACTGCTACTCCATTGCAGTGCCGAACCCAGACATGACCGAAGAGGTCAAGGTACAAAACTCTTTTGGCGCCGACAGCCCAAATGGTCCGGCGATTGTGAATGTCATCAGCAAGAGCGGTGCGGCGCAGTTTCATGGCGAAGGATATTTCTACGCACGCAACGCGGCCCTGAATGCCAACACCTGGCTGAACAACAACAGCGGCATCCAGCGGCAGGACGGGGAGTATTACTATCCTGGCGGCAATATCGGCGGTCCGGTCAGGATCCCCGGGACCAGTTTCAACACAAACAATAAGTTGCTGTTCTGGGCCGGATATGAGTATTACAAGCAGACCCTGCCGGCGTCACAGCCCTTTGAATCGTATATCCCCAGCCCGGGTATGATGGCGGGCAACTTTACTGCCAGTGGTGAGGGGAATGCCCAGCTTTGTCCGAATGGGTTCAGTTCGAGCGCAAACAACTGGTGTAATGATCTCAGTGGAGCGACAGCTCCGGATGGTACTCCAATTACCGGCGGGGTGATTCCGGCAAAATATCTGGACCCCGGCGCGTCGGCACTGATGAAGATGTTTCCGCAGCCGAATGCGAATCCGGCCACGACCCCGGGCGGCTATAACTATATCGAGCCCATTACGAATGACCAGAATGGATATGTCTTCCGCGCTCGGGTGGACTACAACCTGAATGACAATACAAAGTTTTTTGCCACCTATCAGCAAGGCAATACGACGTTCATCACTCCCGGGCATGTGTGGTGGACACCTGCTTATTCCATTCCTTATCCAGGCGGGAACATCACGAGTCCGAATACATCGCGTGTCGTGACGGCCAATCTGGTCAATGTACTGACTCCCACACTTACCAATGAATTCGTATTCGGCTGGGGATGGGATGATGGTCCGTTCAACCCCTCGAAGCTGAGCGCAATTTATAAGTCTGCGCTGGGATATCCATATGCAACGGTCTATAACACCGCCTCGCAGGTAGCACCTTCCATCAACAGTGCTGGGGCGCAGACCTTTCCTGATATCTCTCAGCCGGCATTTTTCGGGACAACAGGAAGCTATCCGTTGCGGAAGGCCATTCCGTCGTTTGCGGACAATGTGACGAAGGTATGGCGGTCACACACGTTTAAGCTGGGTGCATTTACCGAACTGGTGGGCAATCGTCAGGGTGTGTGGTCCTACCCGAATGGTGCGCTCTCCTTTGGAAGCTCTCCTGAATCGAACAACGTGGCCGGGTCGCAGGTGGCGTCTGGTACAAAGATTGGCTCCTCCAATCCTACTGCAAATCTGGTAATGGGCATTGCCAGCGCCTTCAGCCAAAACAATTATGTTCCAGTGCAGGACATGGCGTATCGCACGACGGCGGGCTATGTTATGGACAACTGGCATGTGAACTCCAGGCTGAATTTGAACCTTGGCGTCCGCTTTGACCATATCGGGCGCTGGTATGACCGACAGGGCACCGGACTTGCTGTTTGGCTTCCGCAGCTCTACCAGCAGGACGTAGCCGCGAACCAGGCAGCCGGCAGCATGGTGGTGGAATATCCGGGCATCCGCTGGCATGCGATCGACAAGAGCATCCGCAATGCTGGTTCGCCAGTTGATTGGGCCTATGTCTCGCCGCGTTTCGGCTTTGCTTATGATTTCAGCGGCAATGCAAACACTGTCTTCCGCGGAGGCTGGGGCGAATACCGCTGGAACGACGAACCTGCCAGCGCCAGTGCTCTGAGCACATCACAAAACATGCAAAGCTATAACTCGCCGGGAGGACAGGCCATTACACTCTCGCAGATTGCGCTGCAGACGCCTTCGGGCAACGCCATGCCTGCTGGAAGCGTGACGGCGATGGACTACAACGACCACAGGATGCCGCTGACCTATTCCTGGAACCTGACCGTTGATCAGCAGCTTCCATGGAAGACCATGCTGGAGATGGCCTATGTGGGAAACAGCTCCGATTATCTTCTCATGGGGGGCCAGACGGATGGTTCCGGCATCGGCGGGTCTGAGTTCTCGAACCTGAACAAGATTCCGGTTGGAGGACTGTTTAAGGCCGACCCGGTGACGGGAGCGGCCGCACCAGCCGATCCGGACAATACTGGCTCTTACTCTCTGGCCGACTACATGCCATATTCTGGCTGCACGGCAAGCGGCGCCTGCTATGGTTATGGCACCAACTCGGTGACGGTGCATGAACACACCGGATATTCCAACTACCACGGCCTGCAGGTGGCATGGCTCAAACAGAGCGGACGCCTGTCCTTCGACTTCAACTACACGTGGTCCAAGTCGATGGGTATCATTAGCAGCACACTGGATGCGTTTCATGTGCATGGCAACTATGGCATCCTCGCCATTGATCGCCCGCAGGTCTTCAATGCCTCCTGGGCATACGATCTGGGCAGCGTGTACCATGGCGGCTTTCTGCTGATGAAGGGCATTGCCAACGGTTGGACCATTTCGGGGATCAACACATTCCAATCTGGTGGGAACCTTCAGTCCAACTCTTCGCAGAACCTGGGGTTGACCATCTACGGAAAAGACGCAAACGGAAACACCGAGCAACTGACCTCGAAGACATGGTTCGGCACCGATGCGAATGCGATTCTGCCGATTGCCACCTGCGATCCACGCAGTGGGCTGCGCTCGCACCAGTTACTGAACCTTTCCTGCTTCAGCGCGCCGCAGATCGGCCAGCAGGGAGTACGGCAGTTCCACCCTTATCTGAACGGACCGTGGTACACCGACTCTGACCTGAGCGTTTACAAGACCTTCAGTATTACAGAGCGCCAGAAGGTCCAGTTCCGGGCCTCGGCCTTCAACTTCATGAACCATCCGCTGTGGGGCTTCAGTGGCAACAATCTGCTGACCCTCAAGTACAACACGCCGGACCGCGGCCATACCTTCACTACGGATGCAAGTACGCTGGGGCTGGCCTCGACCGACCTGTGGGGGGTGATGAACCAGAAGGCGGCATATTCAGGAGCTGGGTACAACCGCATTGTAGAGCTGTCGCTGAAATACACTTTCTGA
- a CDS encoding tetratricopeptide repeat protein has protein sequence MCLLASARNLPKYAMVALLGGGFLVFALQAQTDAAASPQSTQMDAYEAALKANPQDADARKGEVQTGIAEALKARRNRQNELALAYLLRARYWVPDDPELLLDLGIQEESMKLYHDADAAVTEAGRLRPDDLKTLYATARIKMDVNQMQASEEAWKRYLALRPDDATAHYGYGLLLQMLQRTDEAKEQFVKSIELQPKQAESYYRLGEIAREAGNIEEARKEYQEALAFDPTHAGAWTGLGVLAFRAKQYAEAEEDLEKAVQYAPDFQTAHYYRGLTLAKLGRKEESEKELAVAVQLADEQNSRKDQSRRLAPQPYQPQ, from the coding sequence ATGTGTCTGCTTGCATCTGCCCGGAATCTTCCAAAATATGCAATGGTCGCCCTGTTGGGCGGCGGCTTCCTCGTTTTCGCGCTCCAGGCGCAGACGGACGCTGCCGCCAGCCCGCAAAGCACGCAGATGGATGCATATGAGGCGGCGCTAAAGGCAAACCCGCAGGATGCAGATGCCCGCAAGGGCGAGGTCCAGACAGGAATTGCCGAAGCGCTGAAGGCCCGCAGAAACAGACAGAATGAGCTGGCACTGGCCTATCTGCTTCGTGCCAGATACTGGGTGCCGGATGATCCGGAATTGCTTCTGGATCTGGGCATTCAGGAAGAGTCCATGAAGCTGTATCACGACGCCGATGCTGCTGTGACCGAGGCTGGCCGTTTGCGACCGGACGATCTGAAGACACTGTATGCTACTGCGCGTATCAAGATGGATGTAAACCAGATGCAGGCATCCGAGGAGGCGTGGAAGCGATATCTGGCACTGCGTCCGGACGATGCAACGGCACATTATGGCTATGGTCTTCTATTGCAGATGCTGCAACGCACGGACGAAGCGAAGGAACAGTTTGTGAAGTCCATTGAGTTGCAGCCAAAGCAGGCCGAGTCTTATTACCGACTGGGAGAAATTGCCCGTGAGGCTGGAAATATCGAGGAGGCACGGAAGGAATATCAGGAGGCCCTCGCCTTTGATCCTACCCACGCCGGGGCCTGGACAGGGCTGGGGGTCCTTGCTTTTCGGGCAAAGCAGTATGCGGAGGCGGAAGAGGACCTGGAAAAGGCCGTGCAGTACGCTCCGGATTTCCAGACCGCACATTATTATCGTGGTCTTACCCTGGCCAAACTGGGGAGAAAAGAGGAGTCGGAAAAGGAGCTGGCGGTGGCTGTCCAACTTGCGGACGAACAGAATTCCCGTAAGGACCAGTCCCGCAGACTGGCCCCTCAGCCTTATCAGCCGCAATGA
- the thrC gene encoding threonine synthase has protein sequence MENSGHQLRCTGCGGVSGQRELQADFRCPHCSDLYEVVYPSWSDGTAAAGARKPNASALRWLWKERRSSREDADQSGVWRFRELLQVLQDEKNIVSLREGNTPLYHLPRAARATGILGLYAKHQGMNPTGSFKDTGMTAALSVAHELGYEWVACASTGNTSAAMAAYAARAGMRSLVLIPEGKIAWGKLSQAMDYGALTIQLKTDFDGCVRVLTEVVRRAPVYLLNSVNPYRLEGQKTPALEIAEAMDWDVPDHVIVPGGNLANSSALGKAFEEMKYLGLTLKMPRISVIQAQGANPLYRAMQKNAGQTLEPVQADTRASAIRIGNPASWKKAVRVIQKSGGWCEQVDEAEIALAKAEIGAEGIGCEPASAVTLAGLKKLVLQGKVRPEERVVLLLTGHTLKDSDYTIAYHRGDLLKPEEFGSLRDEIEVTRRNAVELEASVDSVLRELEKARR, from the coding sequence ATGGAAAATTCAGGACATCAACTACGCTGCACCGGGTGCGGCGGTGTATCTGGCCAGCGTGAACTACAAGCCGATTTCCGTTGCCCCCACTGCAGCGATCTTTATGAGGTCGTTTATCCCTCGTGGAGCGACGGCACAGCAGCCGCTGGTGCGAGAAAACCGAATGCCAGCGCGCTGCGATGGCTCTGGAAGGAGCGCCGCAGCTCCCGAGAGGACGCCGACCAGAGCGGAGTCTGGCGCTTCCGCGAATTGCTGCAGGTCCTGCAGGATGAGAAGAACATTGTTTCTCTGCGCGAAGGAAACACCCCTCTGTATCACCTGCCTCGTGCGGCCCGCGCCACAGGGATTTTGGGCCTATATGCCAAGCATCAAGGCATGAACCCCACCGGTTCTTTTAAAGACACAGGAATGACAGCCGCCCTTTCGGTTGCACATGAGCTGGGATATGAATGGGTGGCTTGTGCTTCGACCGGCAACACCTCAGCGGCGATGGCGGCATATGCGGCCCGTGCCGGGATGCGCAGTCTGGTACTGATTCCGGAAGGCAAGATTGCCTGGGGCAAGCTTTCGCAGGCCATGGATTACGGGGCCCTGACCATACAACTGAAGACCGATTTTGACGGCTGCGTCCGCGTGCTTACCGAGGTTGTCCGGAGGGCCCCGGTCTATCTGCTGAACTCTGTAAACCCGTATCGATTGGAAGGGCAGAAGACCCCTGCACTCGAAATTGCCGAGGCCATGGATTGGGATGTCCCCGACCACGTCATCGTTCCAGGAGGGAACCTGGCGAATAGCTCGGCGCTGGGCAAGGCCTTTGAGGAGATGAAATATCTCGGACTGACCCTGAAAATGCCGAGAATTTCAGTCATCCAGGCGCAGGGGGCAAACCCGTTATACCGGGCCATGCAGAAAAATGCAGGACAAACACTCGAACCGGTCCAGGCAGATACGCGCGCTTCAGCTATCCGAATTGGAAATCCGGCGTCATGGAAGAAGGCCGTCCGGGTCATCCAGAAATCGGGCGGGTGGTGCGAGCAGGTGGATGAAGCCGAGATCGCACTGGCCAAAGCCGAGATTGGGGCAGAAGGCATCGGATGTGAGCCGGCCTCGGCTGTGACCCTTGCCGGCCTGAAAAAACTGGTGCTTCAAGGGAAAGTCAGACCGGAAGAAAGGGTCGTGCTGCTTTTGACCGGACACACTCTCAAGGATTCTGACTATACAATTGCCTATCATCGCGGAGACCTGCTCAAACCGGAAGAGTTTGGCAGTTTACGAGACGAAATTGAAGTAACTCGACGCAATGCGGTCGAACTGGAAGCGTCGGTGGATTCGGTACTGAGAGAGTTAGAGAAAGCTAGAAGATAA
- the modA gene encoding molybdate ABC transporter substrate-binding protein: MYKLLLFLLLAPSALAQNLRVAAAADLQPVLPFLLQQFEAKTQIHVDASYQSSATLAAQIENGAPFDLFLAADLSFPRHVIAAGLAETAEPVPYAKGTLVLWARNDAPFQHLSLDTLRSPELKTLAIANPQHAPYGRAAEASLRHLGLYDQLKSRLVVAENIAQTAQFVDSGNAQAGLISLTSAVSERLRAHGHFFVMPPDSYPPILQGAVVLKHAAHKQDAQRLLDFLLSPEAKQELSKRGLEPAQ, from the coding sequence GTGTATAAGCTTTTACTGTTTCTGCTGCTTGCCCCTTCCGCCCTGGCCCAGAACCTTAGGGTCGCCGCTGCTGCCGACCTTCAGCCTGTGTTGCCCTTTCTTCTACAGCAGTTTGAGGCCAAAACACAGATCCATGTGGATGCCTCCTACCAATCTTCGGCTACTCTGGCGGCGCAGATTGAAAACGGCGCCCCCTTTGATTTGTTTCTGGCCGCGGACCTGTCCTTTCCCCGGCATGTCATCGCCGCCGGCCTTGCGGAAACCGCGGAGCCTGTACCGTATGCAAAGGGCACCCTCGTTTTATGGGCGCGCAACGATGCGCCGTTCCAGCATCTTTCGCTCGATACCCTCCGCAGTCCGGAGCTGAAGACATTGGCCATTGCCAATCCGCAGCATGCGCCCTACGGGCGCGCGGCCGAGGCTTCGCTGCGCCATCTTGGCCTCTATGACCAACTCAAATCCAGACTGGTGGTCGCCGAGAATATTGCACAGACAGCGCAATTTGTGGATTCCGGCAATGCGCAGGCCGGACTCATCTCTTTGACCTCTGCTGTTTCGGAGCGACTTCGCGCCCACGGACACTTCTTCGTCATGCCCCCGGATTCCTATCCTCCGATCCTGCAGGGGGCTGTCGTGCTGAAACATGCAGCACACAAGCAGGACGCTCAACGACTTCTCGATTTTCTCCTCTCTCCGGAAGCAAAACAAGAGCTGTCGAAAAGAGGACTGGAACCAGCACAATAA